Proteins encoded within one genomic window of Girardinichthys multiradiatus isolate DD_20200921_A chromosome 21, DD_fGirMul_XY1, whole genome shotgun sequence:
- the zfhx2 gene encoding zinc finger homeobox protein 4 isoform X1 produces MQEESGETVCSERNGVAKWLCPLCQQGQSDRSSLSLHLTEQHSVLPSCVDRLLDIVSLAVLKQAASGGEEYKGVWQPTDAEFSQLMSTEETHSDPCQSTECSYVGQTLGDKGMEEERIMEQEGGEAEAALVEEEGNLLPEAKLQITTENSEIPGTSEKSVGKNGVPAEKSTRLFKCNACLESFSSKTALSVHYTSASHIQRMSSGTAKQGVESGTQPPSVAGLSRPYISNKPYQCAVCRVSYNHSITLESHMKSVLHQTRSRNAGMVPNGGVTAAGLRGSNTSAPNLVVTTSESRGSSLGTTSNRAAPGTVMVSAAKDGEQITGTQVAPSLLTSPVASAQAVSAFLTLLTSTPSTLSHSILPSLFAAGAAPGAAAPQLVPQPHMVMPLILNGLQAQTQQHQENQQGQLLTQCVPFVGLNPAQQALLTQRLNSLQNQWPSPVVPAHMQPSQEEPGQERQSGDEKCSDQFKNGDNRTSENVKGERPEGENALSADVECQEKADGDEDKLTEHQDGTTEGNGSTNQVNSKGDKETCLNNSPAGTGKGLRNNNLSPSASVASSSSLSPVNLNLTLSPDSTPRKSQSGTTPYGSPKTSPNNNAFTTSRLHFKAVETNHLDLPVLSEFQSEVLWAFFESRTEADAASPPHEDCEALGREVGLSEDEVRRWLSHARETKQRRRAELKHLDGFTRHSQGSDHNYDDEENSLIIAEGDDDAEASSSQVMDLSSTREKHKRRDAGREGRGDSGLTSDSETEVYTSVIVFDEESQNESLREGPESPAKEEAQREIHTAGGKVLRSTTVFLSDAEDEYEDDEGEGAQKAKKKKRKGDFERDEVESKKERQDPDVDLELEAQGDPPASQFAANDHTDISPGALHSLPLSIAPFSTQFLSPYVLSLAPSMAGSGSKISAFPNPSTIARFPGSLLSQTLSSHNQTSHYLSNGDDCESALDLSIGKNNSKYASSSSSLVDKISVQKGQLLDGLGLRPTSKGLVVVQVKPEPGTAVPPSSSPISLVNCSSIKSNIYMRADDKTNTPLLKADREREKETELQERKSKGKRYRDMRRSRTIIQAEQLDILYGCYFKDPNPGKHEFEQISEWVHLPKKVVQIWFQNMRARERKGEVRFISDGTLAAVGKPLIKFTWPLSKPIFSNKAATNNTGGITATPIVRTLIKTEKEPEKELAKAALVKKVIPVPIKPKEVVSSTVGSPVSSIVTAVPKTKLEPSSNVGMVKVAPKVPTPVLLAPPKEPVPIAPRPVHKQQEDESEDDKTDEEKEDENEMTIRPGMANRMVPKLATTPINNRPPASTLVSQKQNGLNYWTPKVPIKINTLSREQLALPTHTPPRTIPPPPTPSIAPVSPNTPGSAKAASPSTPLILKSNPTESSFVSHSASRRPRTHLSCLQLSILQSCYETCAHPNAMECEAIGTELNLPLKVVQIWFQNTRAKEKRWRLQQEKMYPLSDGKVDTSSGSYLHYSALKANRPILPKPVQLTITEPAASPVPGQPAPKETLTGHCDACNISFESRAAARAHVFSPRHLATLRTTNFGQPTALVNKNSGQVPLSSAVTSPGAGSEGEIVIELPPSRATSNS; encoded by the exons GAGGAGTCTGGAGAGACGGTTTGCAGTGAAAGGAATGGAGTTGCAAAGTGGCTGTGCCCCCTGTGCCAACAAGGCCAGTCTGACAGATCTTCCTTGTCTCTACATCTCACTGAGCAACACAGCGTACTTCCATCGTGTGTGGACAGACTGCTGGACATTGTAAGTTTG GCTGTTTTAAAACAGGCTGCCAGTGGAGGAGAAGAGTACAAAGGTGTTTGGCAGCCCACAG atgCTGAATTTTCCCAACTGATGTCAACTGAGGAGACCCATTCAGACCCCTGCCAATCTACAGAGTGTTCATACGTAGGCCAGACGCTTGGAGACAAAGGGATGGAGGAAGAAAGAATAATGGAACAGGAGGGAGGTGAAGCCGAGGCGGCTTTAGTAGAGGAGGAGGGAAACCTACTCCCAGAAGCCAAACTACAGATTACAACAGAAAACTCTGAAATACCAGGCACAAGTGAAAAGTCAGTTGGTAAAAACGGTGTTCCAGCTGAAAAAAGCACCCGGTTATTCAAATGCAATGCCTGCCTGGAAAGTTTCTCCAGCAAGACTGCCTTGAGTGTTCATTATACCTCTGCATCCCACATTCAGAGAATGTCCTCAGGCACTGCAAAGCAAGGTGTAGAAAGTGGTACCCAGCCTCCCTCAGTTGCAGGTCTGTCTCGGCCTTATATATCAAACAAGCCCTACCAGTGTGCTGTGTGTCGAGTCTCCTACAATCACTCCATCACCCTTGAGAGCCATATGAAATCTGTTTTGCACCAGACCCGCAGCAGAAATGCTGGCATGGTTCCAAACGGTGGAGTAACTGCTGCTGGTTTGAGAGGTAGCAACACCAGCGCTCCAAACCTTGTAGTGACGACTTCAGAAAGCAGAGGCAGCTCTTTGGGTACCACCAGCAACCGTGCTGCTCCTGGGACAGTGATGGTGAGTGCCGCAAAAGATGGAGAACAGATAACGGGTACACAAGTGGCTCCCTCCCTCCTTACCTCCCCGGTGGCCTCAGCTCAGGCAGTCTCAGCCTTTCTCACCCTGCTCACGTCAACTCCCAGCACCCTGTCGCATTCCATCCTCCCATCACTGTTCGCGGCGGGTGCTGCTCCTGGTGCCGCGGCGCCTCAGCTCGTGCCTCAGCCTCACATGGTCATGCCCCTGATCTTAAATGGGCTCCAAGCCCAAACTCAGCAGCATCAAGAGAACCAGCAAGGCCAGCTCCTTACTCAGTGTGTGCCATTTGTAGGCCTAAACCCAGCCCAGCAAGCCCTCCTAACCCAAAGACTTAACAGCTTACAGAACCAGTGGCCCTCACCAGTTGTTCCAGCTCACATGCAGCCCTCTCAGGAAGAGCCAGGGCAAGAGAGGCAGAGCGGCGATGAAAAGTGCTCAGACCAGTTCAAGAATGGGGACAACAGGACTTCAGAGAATGTAAAGGGAGAGAGACCTGAAGGAGAAAATGCACTGTCTGCAGATGTAGAATGCCAAGAGAAGGCTGACGGTGATGAGGACAAGTTAACAGAACATCAAGATGGCACAACAGAGGGAAATGGCTCTACAAATCAGGTGAACTCGAAAGGTGATAAAGAAACTTGCCTGAATAATTCCCCGGCAGGCACAGGCAAGGGCCTCCGCAATAACAACCTCTCGCCTTCAGCATCTGTGGCCAGCAGCTCCAGCCTCAGTCCGGTAAATTTAAACCTTACACTTAGCCCTGATTCCACCCCTCGAAAATCTCAGTCTGGCACCACCCCTTATGGCTCACCAAAAACCAGCCCAAATAATAATGCCTTTACTACCAGCCGTCTACATTTTAAGGCTGTAGAAACAAATCATTTAGACCTTCCTGTACTGTCAGAGTTCCAGTCTGAGGTTCTTTGGGCGTTCTTCGAGTCCCGTACCGAGGCTGATGCTGCAAGTCCTCCCCATGAGGACTGCGAAGCACTAGGTAGAGAGGTTGGGCTCTCAGAGGATGAGGTTCGGAGGTGGTTGAGCCACGCCCGGGAAACAAAGCAGAGACGGAGAGCAGAGCTGAAACACTTGGATGGGTTTACAAGGCACAGTCAAGGGTCCGATCATAACTATGACGATGAGGAAAATTCCCTGATTATTGCAGAAGGTGATGATGATGCAGAAGCTTCAAGTAGTCAGGTTATGGATTTGTCCAGCACAAGAGAGAAACACAAGAGGAGGGATGCGGGAAGGGAGGGCCGCGGAGACTCCGGTTTAACGTCTGACTCCGAAACCGAAGTGTACActtctgtcattgtttttgaTGAGGAGAGCCAAAATGAATCGCTTAGAGAAGGTCCTGAAAGTCCTGCTAAAGAGGAAGCACAGCGGGAGATCCACACAGCTGGAGGAAAGGTGCTACGCTCCACCACTGTGTTTCTCTCTGACGCAGAGGACGAGTATGAAGATGATGAGGGTGAAGGAGCTCAGAAGGCTAAGAAGAAAAAGCGCAAAGGTGATTTTGAGCGGGATGAGGTGGAGTCGAAGAAGGAACGACAGGACCCGGATGTGGATCTTGAGTTAGAAGCTCAAGGGGATCCTCCAGCTTCGCAATTCGCAGCGAATGACCACACTGACATTTCCCCCGGTGCACTACACTCGCTTCCTTTGTCCATTGCTCCTTTTTCTACACAGTTCCTTAGCCCTTACGTTCTCTCTCTTGCTCCCTCGATGGCAGGCAGTGGGAGCAAAATATCAGCCTTTCCCAACCCTTCAACAATTGCCCGATTCCCTGGCTCTTTACTCTCACAGACTCTCTCCTCCCACAACCAAACTTCGCACTACCTGTCCAACGGGGACGATTGTGAGTCTGCCCTGGATCTCAGCATAGGGAAAAACAACTCCAAATATGCTTCTTCTTCCTCGTCTCTCGTCGATAAAATATCTGTGCAGAAGGGACAACTGTTGGACGGACTTGGCCTCCGGCCCACGTCCAAAGGCCTGGTGGTTGTCCAGGTTAAACCAGAACCCGGTACTGCTGTCCCACCGTCTAGTAGTCCAATAAGTCTGGTGAACTGCAGTAGCATAAAGTCCAACATCTACATGAGAgcagatgacaaaacaaacaccCCATTACTGAAAGCAGACAGAGAAAGGGAGAAGGAGACAGAGCTACAAGAGAGGAAGTCCAAAGGAAAAAGGTATCGGGATATGCGCCGCTCAAGGACCATCATTCAAGCCGAACAGCTCGACATTCTGTATGGATGTTACTTCAAAGACCCAAATCCAGGGAAGCATGAGTTTGAACAGATTTCAGAGTGGGTCCATCTTCCAAAAAAGGTTGTTCAGATCTGGTTCCAGAACATGAGGGCAAGGGAGAGGAAAGGCGAGGTTCGGTTCATCAGCGATGGCACTCTGGCTGCTGTTGGAAAACCTCTGATCAAATTCACGTGGCCTCTTTCTAAACCCATATTCTCCAACAAGGCTGCTACAAATAACACGGGGGGCATCACAGCTACTCCAATTGTGCGGACTCTTATAAAGACGGAAAAAGAGCCGGAGAAAGAGTTGGCAAAAGCAGCTTTGGTGAAGAAAGTGATCCCTGTTCCTATCAAACCCAAGGAGGTAGTTTCCTCCACCGTAGGGTCCCCTGTGAGCAGCATCGTTACTGCAGTGCCAAAGACCAAACTTGAACCCAGCAGCAATGTCGGTATGGTGAAAGTTGCACCCAAAGTCCCTACTCCCGTCCTCTTAGCCCCACCCAAAGAACCAGTTCCAATTGCTCCACGGCCTGTCCACAAACAGCAAGAAGACGAGAGCGAAGACGACAAAACCGATGAGGAAAAAGAAGACGAAAATGAAATGACGATCAGACCGGGGATGGCTAATCGCATGGTGCCAAAGCTGGCCACAACTCCCATTAACAACAGGCCTCCAGCCTCCACGCTGgtgtcacaaaaacaaaatggtctCAACTACTGGACCCCCAAAGTCCCCATAAAGATCAACACTCTGTCAAGAGAACAACTGGCgcttcccacacacacacctcctcGTACCATCCCCCCTCCTCCCACCCCCAGCATCGCACCAGTCAGCCCAAATACACCTGGCTCCGCCAAAGCGGCCAGCCCGTCCACGCCACTCATACTGAAATCCAACCCGACAGAAAGCAGCTTTGTGTCCCATTCAGCCAGCCGCAGGCCACGCACCCACTTGTCCTGCCTGCAGCTGTCCATCTTGCAGTCGTGTTACGAAACCTGTGCTCACCCCAACGCTATGGAGTGCGAAGCGATAGGCACGGAGCTCAACCTGCCGCTCAAGGTGGTGCAGATCTGGTTCCAGAACACCAGGGCCAAGGAGAAGCGCTGGAGGCTGCAGCAGGAAAAAATG TACCCCCTGTCAGATGGGAAGGTGGACACCAGCTCAGGAAGCTATCTTCACTACAGCGCCCTGAAAGCCAATCGGCCCATCTTGCCCAAGCCTGTTCAGCTAACGATCACTGAACCTGCGGCCTCTCCAGTGCCGGGCCAGCCAGCTCCAAAGGAAACCCTGACGGGCCATTGCGACGCCTGCAACATCTCCTTCGAGTCGCGGGCCGCCGCCCGGGCCCACGTCTTCTCCCCACGTCACCTGGCCACATTGAGAACCACTAACTTTGGCCAGCCAACGGCCCTGGTGAACAAGAACAGCGGGCAGGTGCCTCTCTCTTCTGCTGTGACCAGCCCGGGAGCTGGCTCTGAAGGGGAGATCGTCATCGAGTTGCCACCCTCGAGGGCCACCAGCAACAGTTAA
- the zfhx2 gene encoding zinc finger homeobox protein 4 isoform X2: MQEESGETVCSERNGVAKWLCPLCQQGQSDRSSLSLHLTEQHSVLPSCVDRLLDIAVLKQAASGGEEYKGVWQPTDAEFSQLMSTEETHSDPCQSTECSYVGQTLGDKGMEEERIMEQEGGEAEAALVEEEGNLLPEAKLQITTENSEIPGTSEKSVGKNGVPAEKSTRLFKCNACLESFSSKTALSVHYTSASHIQRMSSGTAKQGVESGTQPPSVAGLSRPYISNKPYQCAVCRVSYNHSITLESHMKSVLHQTRSRNAGMVPNGGVTAAGLRGSNTSAPNLVVTTSESRGSSLGTTSNRAAPGTVMVSAAKDGEQITGTQVAPSLLTSPVASAQAVSAFLTLLTSTPSTLSHSILPSLFAAGAAPGAAAPQLVPQPHMVMPLILNGLQAQTQQHQENQQGQLLTQCVPFVGLNPAQQALLTQRLNSLQNQWPSPVVPAHMQPSQEEPGQERQSGDEKCSDQFKNGDNRTSENVKGERPEGENALSADVECQEKADGDEDKLTEHQDGTTEGNGSTNQVNSKGDKETCLNNSPAGTGKGLRNNNLSPSASVASSSSLSPVNLNLTLSPDSTPRKSQSGTTPYGSPKTSPNNNAFTTSRLHFKAVETNHLDLPVLSEFQSEVLWAFFESRTEADAASPPHEDCEALGREVGLSEDEVRRWLSHARETKQRRRAELKHLDGFTRHSQGSDHNYDDEENSLIIAEGDDDAEASSSQVMDLSSTREKHKRRDAGREGRGDSGLTSDSETEVYTSVIVFDEESQNESLREGPESPAKEEAQREIHTAGGKVLRSTTVFLSDAEDEYEDDEGEGAQKAKKKKRKGDFERDEVESKKERQDPDVDLELEAQGDPPASQFAANDHTDISPGALHSLPLSIAPFSTQFLSPYVLSLAPSMAGSGSKISAFPNPSTIARFPGSLLSQTLSSHNQTSHYLSNGDDCESALDLSIGKNNSKYASSSSSLVDKISVQKGQLLDGLGLRPTSKGLVVVQVKPEPGTAVPPSSSPISLVNCSSIKSNIYMRADDKTNTPLLKADREREKETELQERKSKGKRYRDMRRSRTIIQAEQLDILYGCYFKDPNPGKHEFEQISEWVHLPKKVVQIWFQNMRARERKGEVRFISDGTLAAVGKPLIKFTWPLSKPIFSNKAATNNTGGITATPIVRTLIKTEKEPEKELAKAALVKKVIPVPIKPKEVVSSTVGSPVSSIVTAVPKTKLEPSSNVGMVKVAPKVPTPVLLAPPKEPVPIAPRPVHKQQEDESEDDKTDEEKEDENEMTIRPGMANRMVPKLATTPINNRPPASTLVSQKQNGLNYWTPKVPIKINTLSREQLALPTHTPPRTIPPPPTPSIAPVSPNTPGSAKAASPSTPLILKSNPTESSFVSHSASRRPRTHLSCLQLSILQSCYETCAHPNAMECEAIGTELNLPLKVVQIWFQNTRAKEKRWRLQQEKMYPLSDGKVDTSSGSYLHYSALKANRPILPKPVQLTITEPAASPVPGQPAPKETLTGHCDACNISFESRAAARAHVFSPRHLATLRTTNFGQPTALVNKNSGQVPLSSAVTSPGAGSEGEIVIELPPSRATSNS, translated from the exons GAGGAGTCTGGAGAGACGGTTTGCAGTGAAAGGAATGGAGTTGCAAAGTGGCTGTGCCCCCTGTGCCAACAAGGCCAGTCTGACAGATCTTCCTTGTCTCTACATCTCACTGAGCAACACAGCGTACTTCCATCGTGTGTGGACAGACTGCTGGACATT GCTGTTTTAAAACAGGCTGCCAGTGGAGGAGAAGAGTACAAAGGTGTTTGGCAGCCCACAG atgCTGAATTTTCCCAACTGATGTCAACTGAGGAGACCCATTCAGACCCCTGCCAATCTACAGAGTGTTCATACGTAGGCCAGACGCTTGGAGACAAAGGGATGGAGGAAGAAAGAATAATGGAACAGGAGGGAGGTGAAGCCGAGGCGGCTTTAGTAGAGGAGGAGGGAAACCTACTCCCAGAAGCCAAACTACAGATTACAACAGAAAACTCTGAAATACCAGGCACAAGTGAAAAGTCAGTTGGTAAAAACGGTGTTCCAGCTGAAAAAAGCACCCGGTTATTCAAATGCAATGCCTGCCTGGAAAGTTTCTCCAGCAAGACTGCCTTGAGTGTTCATTATACCTCTGCATCCCACATTCAGAGAATGTCCTCAGGCACTGCAAAGCAAGGTGTAGAAAGTGGTACCCAGCCTCCCTCAGTTGCAGGTCTGTCTCGGCCTTATATATCAAACAAGCCCTACCAGTGTGCTGTGTGTCGAGTCTCCTACAATCACTCCATCACCCTTGAGAGCCATATGAAATCTGTTTTGCACCAGACCCGCAGCAGAAATGCTGGCATGGTTCCAAACGGTGGAGTAACTGCTGCTGGTTTGAGAGGTAGCAACACCAGCGCTCCAAACCTTGTAGTGACGACTTCAGAAAGCAGAGGCAGCTCTTTGGGTACCACCAGCAACCGTGCTGCTCCTGGGACAGTGATGGTGAGTGCCGCAAAAGATGGAGAACAGATAACGGGTACACAAGTGGCTCCCTCCCTCCTTACCTCCCCGGTGGCCTCAGCTCAGGCAGTCTCAGCCTTTCTCACCCTGCTCACGTCAACTCCCAGCACCCTGTCGCATTCCATCCTCCCATCACTGTTCGCGGCGGGTGCTGCTCCTGGTGCCGCGGCGCCTCAGCTCGTGCCTCAGCCTCACATGGTCATGCCCCTGATCTTAAATGGGCTCCAAGCCCAAACTCAGCAGCATCAAGAGAACCAGCAAGGCCAGCTCCTTACTCAGTGTGTGCCATTTGTAGGCCTAAACCCAGCCCAGCAAGCCCTCCTAACCCAAAGACTTAACAGCTTACAGAACCAGTGGCCCTCACCAGTTGTTCCAGCTCACATGCAGCCCTCTCAGGAAGAGCCAGGGCAAGAGAGGCAGAGCGGCGATGAAAAGTGCTCAGACCAGTTCAAGAATGGGGACAACAGGACTTCAGAGAATGTAAAGGGAGAGAGACCTGAAGGAGAAAATGCACTGTCTGCAGATGTAGAATGCCAAGAGAAGGCTGACGGTGATGAGGACAAGTTAACAGAACATCAAGATGGCACAACAGAGGGAAATGGCTCTACAAATCAGGTGAACTCGAAAGGTGATAAAGAAACTTGCCTGAATAATTCCCCGGCAGGCACAGGCAAGGGCCTCCGCAATAACAACCTCTCGCCTTCAGCATCTGTGGCCAGCAGCTCCAGCCTCAGTCCGGTAAATTTAAACCTTACACTTAGCCCTGATTCCACCCCTCGAAAATCTCAGTCTGGCACCACCCCTTATGGCTCACCAAAAACCAGCCCAAATAATAATGCCTTTACTACCAGCCGTCTACATTTTAAGGCTGTAGAAACAAATCATTTAGACCTTCCTGTACTGTCAGAGTTCCAGTCTGAGGTTCTTTGGGCGTTCTTCGAGTCCCGTACCGAGGCTGATGCTGCAAGTCCTCCCCATGAGGACTGCGAAGCACTAGGTAGAGAGGTTGGGCTCTCAGAGGATGAGGTTCGGAGGTGGTTGAGCCACGCCCGGGAAACAAAGCAGAGACGGAGAGCAGAGCTGAAACACTTGGATGGGTTTACAAGGCACAGTCAAGGGTCCGATCATAACTATGACGATGAGGAAAATTCCCTGATTATTGCAGAAGGTGATGATGATGCAGAAGCTTCAAGTAGTCAGGTTATGGATTTGTCCAGCACAAGAGAGAAACACAAGAGGAGGGATGCGGGAAGGGAGGGCCGCGGAGACTCCGGTTTAACGTCTGACTCCGAAACCGAAGTGTACActtctgtcattgtttttgaTGAGGAGAGCCAAAATGAATCGCTTAGAGAAGGTCCTGAAAGTCCTGCTAAAGAGGAAGCACAGCGGGAGATCCACACAGCTGGAGGAAAGGTGCTACGCTCCACCACTGTGTTTCTCTCTGACGCAGAGGACGAGTATGAAGATGATGAGGGTGAAGGAGCTCAGAAGGCTAAGAAGAAAAAGCGCAAAGGTGATTTTGAGCGGGATGAGGTGGAGTCGAAGAAGGAACGACAGGACCCGGATGTGGATCTTGAGTTAGAAGCTCAAGGGGATCCTCCAGCTTCGCAATTCGCAGCGAATGACCACACTGACATTTCCCCCGGTGCACTACACTCGCTTCCTTTGTCCATTGCTCCTTTTTCTACACAGTTCCTTAGCCCTTACGTTCTCTCTCTTGCTCCCTCGATGGCAGGCAGTGGGAGCAAAATATCAGCCTTTCCCAACCCTTCAACAATTGCCCGATTCCCTGGCTCTTTACTCTCACAGACTCTCTCCTCCCACAACCAAACTTCGCACTACCTGTCCAACGGGGACGATTGTGAGTCTGCCCTGGATCTCAGCATAGGGAAAAACAACTCCAAATATGCTTCTTCTTCCTCGTCTCTCGTCGATAAAATATCTGTGCAGAAGGGACAACTGTTGGACGGACTTGGCCTCCGGCCCACGTCCAAAGGCCTGGTGGTTGTCCAGGTTAAACCAGAACCCGGTACTGCTGTCCCACCGTCTAGTAGTCCAATAAGTCTGGTGAACTGCAGTAGCATAAAGTCCAACATCTACATGAGAgcagatgacaaaacaaacaccCCATTACTGAAAGCAGACAGAGAAAGGGAGAAGGAGACAGAGCTACAAGAGAGGAAGTCCAAAGGAAAAAGGTATCGGGATATGCGCCGCTCAAGGACCATCATTCAAGCCGAACAGCTCGACATTCTGTATGGATGTTACTTCAAAGACCCAAATCCAGGGAAGCATGAGTTTGAACAGATTTCAGAGTGGGTCCATCTTCCAAAAAAGGTTGTTCAGATCTGGTTCCAGAACATGAGGGCAAGGGAGAGGAAAGGCGAGGTTCGGTTCATCAGCGATGGCACTCTGGCTGCTGTTGGAAAACCTCTGATCAAATTCACGTGGCCTCTTTCTAAACCCATATTCTCCAACAAGGCTGCTACAAATAACACGGGGGGCATCACAGCTACTCCAATTGTGCGGACTCTTATAAAGACGGAAAAAGAGCCGGAGAAAGAGTTGGCAAAAGCAGCTTTGGTGAAGAAAGTGATCCCTGTTCCTATCAAACCCAAGGAGGTAGTTTCCTCCACCGTAGGGTCCCCTGTGAGCAGCATCGTTACTGCAGTGCCAAAGACCAAACTTGAACCCAGCAGCAATGTCGGTATGGTGAAAGTTGCACCCAAAGTCCCTACTCCCGTCCTCTTAGCCCCACCCAAAGAACCAGTTCCAATTGCTCCACGGCCTGTCCACAAACAGCAAGAAGACGAGAGCGAAGACGACAAAACCGATGAGGAAAAAGAAGACGAAAATGAAATGACGATCAGACCGGGGATGGCTAATCGCATGGTGCCAAAGCTGGCCACAACTCCCATTAACAACAGGCCTCCAGCCTCCACGCTGgtgtcacaaaaacaaaatggtctCAACTACTGGACCCCCAAAGTCCCCATAAAGATCAACACTCTGTCAAGAGAACAACTGGCgcttcccacacacacacctcctcGTACCATCCCCCCTCCTCCCACCCCCAGCATCGCACCAGTCAGCCCAAATACACCTGGCTCCGCCAAAGCGGCCAGCCCGTCCACGCCACTCATACTGAAATCCAACCCGACAGAAAGCAGCTTTGTGTCCCATTCAGCCAGCCGCAGGCCACGCACCCACTTGTCCTGCCTGCAGCTGTCCATCTTGCAGTCGTGTTACGAAACCTGTGCTCACCCCAACGCTATGGAGTGCGAAGCGATAGGCACGGAGCTCAACCTGCCGCTCAAGGTGGTGCAGATCTGGTTCCAGAACACCAGGGCCAAGGAGAAGCGCTGGAGGCTGCAGCAGGAAAAAATG TACCCCCTGTCAGATGGGAAGGTGGACACCAGCTCAGGAAGCTATCTTCACTACAGCGCCCTGAAAGCCAATCGGCCCATCTTGCCCAAGCCTGTTCAGCTAACGATCACTGAACCTGCGGCCTCTCCAGTGCCGGGCCAGCCAGCTCCAAAGGAAACCCTGACGGGCCATTGCGACGCCTGCAACATCTCCTTCGAGTCGCGGGCCGCCGCCCGGGCCCACGTCTTCTCCCCACGTCACCTGGCCACATTGAGAACCACTAACTTTGGCCAGCCAACGGCCCTGGTGAACAAGAACAGCGGGCAGGTGCCTCTCTCTTCTGCTGTGACCAGCCCGGGAGCTGGCTCTGAAGGGGAGATCGTCATCGAGTTGCCACCCTCGAGGGCCACCAGCAACAGTTAA